One window from the genome of Eucalyptus grandis isolate ANBG69807.140 chromosome 7, ASM1654582v1, whole genome shotgun sequence encodes:
- the LOC104453692 gene encoding uncharacterized protein At4g22758, translating to MLIHNSNKQKKSQGAKGNVSRLLISINVMGSPGPIRFVVSEDELVSSVIDTALRTYARQGRLPILGSDPGDFLLYCANAESDALSPWETIGSQGARNFLLWKKQKAEEADEGSPPSAIGRKGSGWKAWINKSLNLKIPSH from the exons atgcTGATCCATAACAGCAACAAGCAGAAGAAGAGCCAGGGCGCGAAGGGTAACGTGAGCAGGCTGCTGATCAGCATCAACGTGATGGGGAGCCCTGGGCCGATCCGGTTCGTGGTGAGCGAGGATGAGCTGGTGAGCTCAGTCATCGACACGGCCTTGCGAACCTATGCTCGCCAGGGTCGCCTCCCGATTCTCGGGTCCGACCCCGGCGACTTCCTGCTCTACTGTGCCAACGCCGAATCAGACG CTCTGAGTCCATGGGAGACAATCGGATCGCAGGGGGCTCGAAATTTTCTCCTGTGGAAGAAGCAGAAGGCGGAGGAGGCGGATGAGGGAAGCCCGCCCTCGGCAATCGGTCGGAAGGGGAGTGGCTGGAAGGCGTGGATTAATAAGTCCCTCAATCTCAAGATTCCTTCGCATTAG